The sequence GCAGAGTCATCTTATAATCAGGACCTTCAAGGTGAAATCTGAGTATGTCGCATATCCCTGGAGGTGGGACTTTGATTCCACCCAGCAAGACAGGTCCTGGGACCACTTCTGAGAAAATCAATTTTTCTTCACTCCAGATATCGATGAAAAATTCCAAATCATCAAAAGAAAGTCTTGGGGGTAGTAGAGTTTGACGGTTCTGTCGTTTATAAAACGTCTGATACAGCTTGCAGTAGGTTACAGTTGGAGGATTAGGCCTCTTGCAAATTGAAGGCCATCTCTTGGCGCATAGGCATTTCCAGAAGTAATCATCTCGTGCAGTATCTCTCCACTGTTTGGAAACCACCATACACGAAGCAAGGTCCACACCATCCAGCAAAGGAAAAACAGCTTTCAGAACTTCATCATATGACATTTTCAGTTGGCAAACAACAATCACAAGCAGATCTACCAGTAACCATATAGAGCACCAAAGCAGCAAGAAGCGGTAGATCCGGTTATTTCCCTgtgagaaaatgaaacataatTTAGATCCAAAAGCAATTTAGGTGACAGTTTTCAAGTTCAGATATAGGCATTTCAAcatgaagaaatttgagaaacaagTTATGTAAGCTATGGAAAGTGATTGCTGCAAACAGTTACTAATTCACTAGGACAGGAGTAATGAAGATGGGCATTTCAACTTTTCCATTATGTAAAATCTCTACAAGTAAAATAACCTTCTCATATTACAAGATGTATAGATCAAATCCTCATGATGCTAGTGatacaaaaataatcaaaGCTACTCTTCAAAGAGGCAACTTTTACCAAAACAATCTAATGAGGCTGACTGCACGTATACGACTGTGTTTTGAACTATCTATGTCTTCTTAAACAAATGCAATATGACTCACTGCAATCATTGATTTTTCCCTCCAGGAAATTCAGTTACAAGTGGAGGCATATAGTTAcaccaaaaagataaaatgacGTTGACAATCAAAAGTAGAGCAAGGATGAAATCCAAGGATAATTCTTCCCTACACTAGGTGTGTATGCAGTGAATAGATGAGTGACAcgtaaatataatatgagtGTTTTATATATTGATGATCGACACACGTTTAATTATCTAAGAGTTCTCCAAAATTTAATAACCATCAAACTGAAGTTGATCTTCATTAGCTAGACACTTGCCAAATTTTGACCTTGTaaaatctt comes from Ricinus communis isolate WT05 ecotype wild-type chromosome 5, ASM1957865v1, whole genome shotgun sequence and encodes:
- the LOC8285060 gene encoding F-box protein At5g39250 — encoded protein: MSYDEVLKAVFPLLDGVDLASCMVVSKQWRDTARDDYFWKCLCAKRWPSICKRPNPPTVTYCKLYQTFYKRQNRQTLLPPRLSFDDLEFFIDIWSEEKLIFSEVVPGPVLLGGIKVPPPGICDILRFHLEGPDYKMTLPVEPRVKIPLSQTVSVSVLVGRKDTNKVARVINRSVFDYIDRTAYRSMAFEYLDFSPAHPFVPGIRAWISLLFMEDGNEGVIDVFGIEMDFRDAANSREEVLWLLDMLDWK